A window of the Actinobacillus genomosp. 1 genome harbors these coding sequences:
- the plsY gene encoding glycerol-3-phosphate 1-O-acyltransferase PlsY yields the protein MSITAYLLIVFAYLLGSVSSAIIFCRLAGLPDPRENGSHNPGATNVLRIGGKFSAIGVLLFDILKGGLPVLLAFNFKLEPSEIGLIALAACLGHIFPLFFRFRGGKGVATAFGALLSISFAASAAGLCTWLIVFLLFGYSSLSAVITALIMPFYIWWFLPEFTFPVALVCCLLVYRHHDNIQRLWRGQEQPMWARK from the coding sequence ATGAGTATTACCGCCTATTTGTTAATAGTATTTGCCTATTTGTTAGGTTCGGTTTCAAGCGCAATTATTTTCTGCCGCTTAGCCGGTTTGCCGGATCCTAGGGAGAACGGTTCACATAATCCGGGCGCAACGAATGTTTTACGTATCGGCGGAAAATTTTCGGCAATCGGCGTATTGTTGTTTGATATTTTGAAAGGCGGTTTACCGGTTTTATTGGCGTTTAACTTTAAGCTGGAGCCTTCGGAAATCGGACTGATTGCATTGGCGGCATGTTTGGGACATATTTTCCCGCTGTTCTTTCGCTTTAGAGGCGGGAAAGGAGTTGCGACAGCGTTCGGTGCGTTGTTATCAATCAGTTTTGCCGCTTCGGCAGCCGGACTATGTACTTGGTTAATTGTCTTTTTATTGTTCGGTTATTCTTCGCTGAGCGCAGTAATCACCGCATTGATTATGCCGTTTTATATTTGGTGGTTTTTACCCGAATTTACCTTTCCGGTGGCTTTGGTATGCTGTTTATTAGTCTATCGTCATCACGATAATATCCAGCGTCTATGGCGAGGACAAGAACAACCGATGTGGGCTAGAAAATAG
- the folB gene encoding dihydroneopterin aldolase, giving the protein MADKVFIHELTAFASIGAYDWEHTIKQRLVFNIEMEWDFTKAVATDDVQYCLNYAEVSEKILAFVESKPFKLVETVAYQVADLLQNNYGIRTLRIELHKPKAVAQAGSVGVIVERNA; this is encoded by the coding sequence ATGGCGGATAAAGTTTTTATTCACGAATTGACGGCTTTTGCTTCCATCGGTGCTTACGATTGGGAACATACCATCAAACAACGCTTAGTATTTAATATTGAAATGGAATGGGATTTTACCAAAGCGGTAGCAACGGATGACGTGCAATATTGCTTAAATTATGCGGAGGTTTCAGAAAAAATCTTAGCTTTTGTTGAATCCAAGCCATTTAAGCTGGTTGAAACGGTTGCTTATCAAGTAGCGGATCTTTTACAAAATAATTATGGTATCCGTACATTGCGTATTGAATTGCATAAGCCTAAAGCGGTTGCGCAAGCCGGCAGTGTCGGTGTGATTGTAGAACGAAATGCTTAA
- the cdd gene encoding cytidine deaminase: MPTLFALQQRIAQVVQEKNDPIINAVASTLEAQDYHACFSAEQAKSWTQQFKLSPVELALVCLPLAACYALVPISQFYVGAVAIGASGRFYFGANQEFSAQAIQQTVHAEQSAISHAWLAGEKSITDMVVNYTPCGHCRQFMNELNSAKTLKIHLPHSQNNLLQQYLPDAFGPKDLNIEQVLFDQQTHSLPLQGDLLTQAAIQAAAQSYAPYSKSLSGIALQVGEQIICGRYAENAAFNPSFLPLQSALNYRRLSGKSDERITRIVMAEGKGTTSHRQMSEALAESFLGLKPEYIEV; this comes from the coding sequence ATGCCAACTTTATTTGCACTTCAACAACGTATCGCTCAAGTTGTTCAAGAAAAAAATGATCCTATAATTAATGCTGTTGCTTCAACGCTTGAGGCTCAAGATTATCACGCTTGTTTTTCGGCTGAACAGGCCAAATCATGGACCCAACAGTTTAAACTTTCACCGGTTGAATTGGCACTTGTCTGTTTACCGCTTGCCGCTTGTTATGCCCTTGTGCCGATTTCTCAATTTTATGTAGGTGCGGTTGCCATCGGTGCATCCGGTCGGTTTTATTTCGGTGCGAATCAAGAGTTTAGCGCACAAGCAATTCAACAAACCGTACATGCCGAACAAAGTGCGATTTCTCATGCGTGGCTTGCCGGTGAAAAGTCTATTACCGATATGGTGGTAAACTACACGCCTTGCGGTCATTGCCGCCAATTTATGAATGAATTGAATAGTGCTAAAACGCTGAAAATTCATTTACCGCACAGCCAAAATAATTTATTGCAACAATATCTACCGGATGCTTTCGGACCAAAAGATTTGAATATCGAACAGGTATTGTTTGATCAACAAACGCACTCACTACCGCTTCAGGGAGATTTATTAACACAAGCGGCGATTCAAGCGGCGGCACAATCTTATGCACCATATAGCAAATCGTTAAGCGGGATTGCCTTACAAGTCGGAGAACAAATTATTTGCGGACGTTATGCGGAGAATGCCGCATTCAACCCGAGTTTTTTACCGCTACAAAGTGCGTTGAACTACCGTCGTTTAAGCGGTAAGTCGGATGAACGGATTACCCGTATTGTGATGGCGGAAGGTAAAGGAACAACCAGTCATCGTCAAATGAGCGAAGCGTTAGCGGAAAGTTTTTTAGGACTTAAGCCGGAATATATTGAAGTGTAA
- the ftsX gene encoding permease-like cell division protein FtsX, with product MARSFSTTLGAQTRYTLRSVWQDLKKRKFGTFLTVLVIAVSLTIPTVSYLLWKNTNQAATEFYPEPELTVYLHKNLAEHDVNAVVERIRHFDADKIESLNYISRQQSLEEFRSWSGFGEALDIIDDNPLPAVVTLKPKKQFTDNDTMLEFRNGLQAIKGVQEVRLDNGWLEKLTALTWLIARIAMVCTVLMLIAVFLVVGNAVRTDVANSKASIEVQQLLGATDHFIARPFLYTGMIYGFFGSLLAILFSAVLISYFTGVVKYVTDMFTVKFELNGLAFSEMFFLIVACIFIGWLSAKLATNRHIFRIGSKY from the coding sequence ATGGCTCGTTCATTTAGTACAACTCTTGGTGCCCAAACTCGTTATACCTTACGTTCGGTCTGGCAAGATCTCAAGAAGCGTAAGTTCGGTACATTTCTCACCGTGTTGGTGATTGCGGTTTCGCTGACTATTCCGACGGTAAGTTATTTACTTTGGAAAAATACCAATCAGGCGGCAACCGAATTTTATCCGGAACCGGAACTTACTGTTTATCTGCATAAAAATCTCGCTGAACACGATGTGAATGCGGTGGTGGAACGTATTCGTCATTTCGATGCGGATAAAATCGAATCGCTTAACTATATTTCTCGTCAGCAGAGTTTGGAAGAATTTCGTTCGTGGTCGGGTTTCGGCGAAGCGTTAGATATTATCGATGATAATCCTTTGCCGGCGGTGGTTACCCTTAAACCGAAAAAACAATTTACCGATAACGATACGATGCTTGAGTTTCGTAACGGTTTACAGGCGATTAAAGGGGTGCAAGAAGTCCGTTTAGATAACGGCTGGTTGGAAAAATTAACCGCCTTAACTTGGTTAATCGCTCGTATTGCAATGGTTTGTACCGTGTTAATGTTGATTGCGGTATTTTTGGTTGTAGGTAATGCGGTGCGTACCGATGTGGCAAATAGCAAAGCGTCGATTGAAGTACAGCAATTATTAGGTGCAACCGATCATTTTATCGCTCGCCCGTTCCTTTATACCGGTATGATTTACGGCTTTTTCGGTAGCTTACTCGCTATCCTATTTAGTGCGGTGTTAATCAGTTATTTCACCGGTGTAGTGAAATATGTTACTGACATGTTTACGGTGAAATTTGAATTAAACGGCTTGGCATTCAGTGAAATGTTCTTCTTGATTGTCGCTTGTATCTTTATCGGTTGGCTATCCGCTAAATTGGCAACTAATCGACATATTTTCCGCATCGGTTCTAAATACTAA
- the ftsE gene encoding cell division ATP-binding protein FtsE, producing MIKFTNVSKAYKGGKPALQGINFHLPAGGMAYLTGHSGAGKSTLLKLIMGIERANGGQVMFNGHDITRLEAHELPFLRRQIGMVHQDYRLLTDRTILDNVALPLIIQGMNQQVVEREARIALERVGLANKANYLPLHLSGGEQQRVDIARAIVHRPILLLADEPTGNLDEKLSFEIFRLFEEFNQAGTTVLVATHDTNIISKRPKPCLVLEQGHLRN from the coding sequence ATGATTAAATTCACAAATGTAAGTAAAGCTTATAAAGGCGGTAAGCCGGCACTACAGGGGATTAATTTCCATTTACCTGCCGGCGGTATGGCGTATTTAACCGGTCATTCCGGTGCCGGTAAAAGTACCTTGCTTAAACTGATTATGGGCATTGAGCGGGCAAACGGCGGACAAGTGATGTTTAACGGGCATGATATTACCCGTCTTGAAGCGCACGAATTGCCGTTTTTACGCCGTCAAATCGGTATGGTTCATCAAGATTACCGTTTACTTACCGATCGTACGATTTTGGATAATGTTGCGTTACCGCTGATTATCCAAGGCATGAATCAGCAAGTAGTTGAGCGTGAAGCGCGTATTGCGTTAGAGCGTGTCGGTTTAGCGAATAAAGCGAATTATTTGCCGTTACATCTTTCAGGCGGTGAACAACAACGAGTGGATATTGCTCGTGCGATTGTACATCGTCCGATTTTACTATTAGCGGATGAGCCGACCGGTAATTTAGACGAGAAACTCTCGTTTGAAATTTTCCGTTTATTTGAAGAATTTAATCAGGCAGGCACAACGGTTTTAGTGGCAACGCATGATACCAATATTATTTCAAAACGTCCGAAACCGTGCTTAGTATTAGAGCAAGGTCATCTCAGAAATTAA
- the ftsY gene encoding signal recognition particle-docking protein FtsY → MAEKKKGFWSWLGFGKKDEPKQAEIQTEQHTESAAEETVEQKVEQAEQKVEQLQETVEQKLEDLEDKIEDKFEQITSQPEIKEFVDSVEQKAEQAEDFVERIEDTIEQKFEQVEEFFEQKSENIEQFVEDKLEEAKTFLKEAVNEVEQSFEQEKENSVSIIDTAKIEQPFTQTEEVSSVVSHSENIEEQPQSQELTQAVEFSEKSASESEINHHQQIEQRVEKVVDAELAGEVKTKSDAEENFEELEELVELETEKAEHDQVEQKTDDYQEKPSEGGFFSRLLKGLVKTKQSIGSGFRNFFSGKKIDDDLFEELEEQLLVADLGMPTTTKVINNLTQHASKKQLKDADLLYQQLKLELGEVLKPVSQPLEIDTGKKPYVILMVGVNGVGKTTTIGKLARKFQAEGKSVMLAAGDTFRAAAVEQLQVWGERNNIPVVAQSTGSDSASVIFDAMQSAASKGIDILIADTAGRLQNKNNLMDELKKIVRVMKKYDESAPHEIMLTLDAGTGQNAISQAKLFNEAVGLTGIALTKLDGTAKGGVIFAIADQFNIPIRFIGVGEKIEDLRPFNAEEFIEALFEHEE, encoded by the coding sequence ATGGCAGAAAAGAAAAAAGGTTTTTGGTCTTGGTTAGGTTTCGGTAAAAAAGATGAACCGAAACAAGCGGAAATCCAAACCGAACAACATACCGAATCGGCTGCAGAAGAAACTGTAGAGCAAAAAGTAGAACAAGCGGAACAAAAGGTCGAGCAGTTACAAGAAACGGTAGAACAGAAGTTAGAAGATCTCGAAGATAAAATAGAAGATAAGTTTGAGCAAATTACTTCACAACCTGAAATCAAGGAATTTGTTGATTCAGTGGAGCAAAAAGCGGAACAGGCTGAGGATTTTGTTGAGCGTATCGAAGATACGATTGAGCAGAAATTTGAACAAGTTGAAGAGTTTTTTGAACAAAAATCGGAAAATATCGAACAATTCGTTGAAGATAAGCTGGAAGAAGCTAAAACTTTTCTGAAAGAAGCGGTAAATGAAGTTGAACAATCTTTCGAACAAGAGAAAGAAAATTCCGTGTCAATTATTGATACGGCAAAAATTGAGCAGCCGTTTACACAAACGGAAGAAGTATCATCGGTAGTCTCTCATTCGGAAAATATCGAAGAGCAGCCTCAGTCTCAAGAACTTACGCAAGCGGTCGAATTTAGCGAAAAATCTGCAAGCGAAAGTGAGATTAACCATCACCAACAAATTGAGCAACGTGTTGAAAAAGTGGTTGATGCGGAGCTTGCCGGTGAGGTGAAAACCAAGTCTGATGCGGAAGAAAATTTTGAAGAATTGGAAGAACTGGTTGAACTTGAAACCGAAAAGGCGGAACACGACCAAGTTGAACAAAAGACGGATGATTACCAAGAAAAACCGAGCGAAGGTGGTTTTTTCAGTCGTTTGTTAAAAGGATTGGTAAAAACTAAACAGAGTATCGGTTCCGGTTTTCGTAATTTCTTTAGCGGCAAAAAAATTGACGACGATTTATTTGAAGAACTGGAAGAGCAGTTATTAGTCGCCGACTTAGGTATGCCGACAACCACTAAAGTTATCAACAACTTAACCCAACACGCCTCTAAGAAACAACTTAAAGATGCCGATTTACTTTATCAGCAATTAAAACTCGAACTTGGCGAAGTGTTAAAACCGGTTAGCCAGCCGCTTGAAATCGATACCGGCAAAAAGCCTTACGTGATTTTAATGGTTGGGGTAAACGGTGTGGGTAAAACAACCACTATCGGTAAATTAGCGCGTAAATTCCAAGCGGAAGGAAAATCCGTAATGCTTGCCGCCGGCGACACATTCCGTGCCGCAGCGGTAGAACAGTTACAAGTTTGGGGGGAACGTAACAATATTCCTGTTGTCGCACAATCTACCGGTTCGGATTCCGCTTCGGTGATTTTTGATGCGATGCAATCGGCGGCATCAAAAGGGATTGATATTCTTATCGCAGATACCGCCGGTCGTTTGCAGAATAAAAACAACTTAATGGACGAGTTGAAAAAAATCGTACGTGTGATGAAAAAATACGATGAAAGCGCACCGCACGAAATTATGCTCACCTTAGATGCCGGTACGGGACAAAACGCAATTAGCCAAGCGAAATTATTTAACGAAGCGGTCGGCTTAACCGGTATTGCGCTAACGAAATTAGACGGTACGGCAAAAGGCGGTGTGATCTTTGCGATTGCCGACCAATTTAACATTCCGATTCGCTTTATCGGAGTCGGCGAAAAAATTGAAGATCTGCGTCCGTTTAATGCGGAAGAATTTATCGAAGCATTATTCGAACACGAAGAATAA
- the rsmD gene encoding 16S rRNA (guanine(966)-N(2))-methyltransferase RsmD gives MKKNRNSTLQNKPTGEVRVIAGLWRGRKLPVLNAEGLRPTTDRVKETLFNWLMNDVAGSRCLDCFAGSGSLGIEALSRQAQAVVFLEKFANAANLLKNNLTSLKTTNGTVINTDTLQYLAQKNPDQGFEVVFVDPPFHYGFVPKVLTLLAENHWLADNALIYVETEKNHPPLELPSNWQILKEKTAGQVISRLIQCL, from the coding sequence ATGAAAAAAAATCGTAATTCCACTTTACAAAATAAGCCGACCGGCGAAGTGCGTGTCATTGCAGGGCTGTGGCGAGGACGAAAACTACCGGTGTTAAATGCGGAAGGTTTACGCCCGACCACAGACCGAGTAAAAGAGACCCTGTTTAATTGGCTGATGAATGATGTGGCGGGTAGTCGTTGCTTAGATTGCTTTGCGGGCAGCGGTTCACTTGGTATCGAAGCACTTTCTCGCCAAGCACAAGCGGTTGTTTTTCTTGAAAAATTTGCAAATGCGGCAAATCTGCTGAAAAATAATTTAACCTCACTTAAAACCACAAATGGCACCGTGATTAATACCGACACACTGCAATATTTAGCTCAAAAAAATCCTGATCAGGGGTTTGAAGTGGTATTTGTCGATCCGCCTTTTCATTACGGCTTTGTGCCGAAGGTGCTAACATTATTGGCTGAAAACCACTGGCTTGCCGACAATGCGTTGATTTATGTGGAAACGGAAAAGAACCATCCGCCGCTTGAATTACCGAGTAATTGGCAAATTCTTAAAGAAAAAACCGCCGGACAAGTAATAAGTCGCTTGATCCAATGTCTATAA
- a CDS encoding HI1450 family dsDNA-mimic protein, whose amino-acid sequence MNKLTPDEAIDLAYDIFLEMAGENLDPADILLFNLQFEERGAVEMVETSDNWDQEIGTLIDPDAFAEVWVGLVNDKDEMDDVFARFLISHDADNREYHVIWKE is encoded by the coding sequence ATGAACAAATTAACTCCAGACGAAGCGATTGATCTCGCATATGATATTTTCCTTGAAATGGCGGGTGAGAATTTAGATCCTGCGGATATTTTATTATTCAATTTACAATTTGAAGAGCGTGGCGCAGTTGAAATGGTTGAAACCTCGGACAATTGGGATCAAGAAATCGGTACATTAATTGATCCGGACGCATTTGCAGAAGTGTGGGTCGGCTTAGTGAACGATAAAGATGAAATGGATGACGTATTCGCTCGCTTCTTAATTTCTCACGATGCGGATAACCGAGAATATCACGTGATCTGGAAGGAATAA
- the hpaC gene encoding 4-hydroxyphenylacetate 3-monooxygenase, reductase component: MSCIPKPQEVPEFSQQFRNAMAHLSAAVSIVTTNGAAGKIGITVSSVCSVTDTPPTLLFCINQSSSVHDIIKQNGKVCINVLSHEQEEMAKHFACILCSSMEERFAWDIWDEGFDGQPVLRGSISSLQGDIVDTHSVGTHTIFMVELKHIDVMPNTGLVYFGRQFKGIEI, translated from the coding sequence ATGTCTTGTATTCCAAAACCTCAAGAGGTACCTGAATTTTCACAGCAATTCCGTAATGCGATGGCGCATTTATCCGCCGCAGTGAGTATTGTGACCACTAATGGTGCGGCAGGTAAAATCGGGATCACTGTATCATCAGTTTGCTCGGTAACCGATACACCGCCGACTTTGCTTTTCTGTATAAATCAAAGCAGTTCCGTACACGATATTATCAAGCAAAACGGTAAAGTGTGTATCAATGTCTTAAGCCATGAACAAGAAGAAATGGCGAAGCATTTTGCTTGTATCCTATGTAGCAGTATGGAAGAGCGTTTCGCTTGGGATATTTGGGACGAAGGGTTTGACGGACAGCCGGTATTGCGCGGTTCAATCTCGTCTTTACAAGGTGATATTGTCGATACCCATTCGGTGGGTACACATACTATTTTTATGGTTGAGCTGAAACATATTGATGTGATGCCCAATACCGGTTTAGTTTATTTCGGCCGCCAATTTAAAGGCATCGAAATTTAA
- the tehB gene encoding SAM-dependent methyltransferase TehB, producing the protein MQNLICYKQMPVWTKDSLPQMFKEKHNTKQGTWAKLTILKGELKFYELTEQGEEVNSVIFTPENQPPFVEPQIWHKVEALSDDLECQLAFYCEAKDYYAKKYNLTTTHSEVLNAVNYVKAGKALDLGCGRGRNSLYLNLLGFDVTAVDHNAESIEFLNYMIEKENLSNIETGIYDINQATIGNQNGEYDLIVSTVVMMFLNRERIPAIIENMQKNTKVGGYNLIVCAMSTEEYPCPMPFSFTFSEGELANYYQDWELVKYNEDLGELHKTDANGNRIKMRFATMLAKKVA; encoded by the coding sequence ATGCAAAATTTAATTTGCTATAAACAAATGCCGGTTTGGACCAAAGACAGCCTGCCACAAATGTTTAAAGAAAAGCACAATACTAAACAAGGGACTTGGGCAAAACTAACCATTCTTAAAGGCGAATTAAAATTTTATGAATTGACCGAACAAGGAGAAGAAGTCAATAGCGTGATTTTTACCCCTGAAAATCAGCCTCCGTTTGTTGAACCGCAAATTTGGCATAAAGTTGAAGCACTTTCCGATGATTTAGAATGTCAGTTAGCCTTCTATTGCGAAGCGAAAGATTACTATGCGAAAAAATATAATCTAACCACAACTCATTCTGAAGTGTTAAATGCGGTTAATTATGTAAAAGCCGGTAAAGCGTTGGATTTAGGTTGTGGGCGCGGACGTAATTCTCTCTATCTGAATTTATTAGGTTTTGATGTGACAGCGGTTGATCATAATGCCGAGAGTATCGAATTCTTAAACTATATGATTGAGAAAGAGAATCTGAGCAATATCGAAACCGGTATTTATGATATTAACCAAGCGACAATTGGTAATCAAAACGGCGAATATGATCTGATTGTTTCGACAGTTGTAATGATGTTCTTAAACCGTGAACGCATTCCGGCAATTATTGAAAATATGCAGAAAAACACCAAAGTCGGCGGCTATAATCTGATTGTGTGTGCAATGAGTACCGAAGAATATCCGTGTCCGATGCCATTTTCATTTACCTTCAGCGAGGGAGAGTTAGCAAACTATTATCAAGACTGGGAATTAGTAAAATACAACGAAGATTTGGGCGAATTGCATAAAACCGATGCGAACGGCAACCGTATTAAAATGCGCTTCGCAACCATGTTAGCCAAGAAAGTAGCGTAA
- the artM gene encoding arginine ABC transporter permease ArtM produces MFQDYLAVIAQGIPTSLSLTAVSLLIAFVLAVILTFLLSMENKLIKAVVNGYLMLFTGTPLLVQFFLIYHGPGQFQWIVDSFAWQFLSDAWFCAALALALNSAAYSTQLFHGAVKAIPKGQWETCAALGLSRLDTLKILIPYALRRALPSYSNEIILVFKGTSLASTITLLDIMGYARQLYGTEYDAITIYGIAGAIYLVITGMMTILLRRVEAKVLAFERPATDKA; encoded by the coding sequence ATGTTTCAAGATTATTTAGCCGTCATTGCTCAAGGTATTCCAACCAGTTTAAGTTTAACTGCCGTTTCATTGCTGATTGCGTTTGTATTAGCGGTGATTTTGACCTTCTTACTTTCAATGGAAAACAAGCTGATCAAAGCGGTAGTAAACGGTTATTTAATGTTATTTACCGGTACGCCGTTATTAGTGCAGTTCTTTTTGATTTATCATGGGCCCGGACAATTCCAATGGATTGTCGATAGCTTTGCTTGGCAATTCCTATCCGATGCGTGGTTTTGTGCCGCATTAGCGTTAGCGTTAAATAGTGCGGCGTATTCGACTCAATTATTCCACGGCGCGGTAAAAGCGATTCCGAAAGGACAATGGGAAACCTGTGCGGCACTTGGTTTAAGCCGTTTAGACACTTTGAAAATTTTAATTCCATACGCATTGCGCCGTGCGTTACCGTCGTATAGCAATGAGATTATCTTAGTGTTTAAAGGCACATCGTTAGCTTCAACCATCACGCTCTTGGATATTATGGGCTATGCCCGTCAGCTATACGGTACGGAATACGATGCGATTACCATTTACGGTATTGCCGGGGCGATTTACTTAGTGATTACCGGTATGATGACGATTCTGTTACGTAGAGTAGAAGCGAAAGTGCTGGCGTTTGAACGTCCGGCAACGGATAAAGCGTAA
- the artQ gene encoding arginine ABC transporter permease ArtQ, producing MFSEYLPLIYSATLMTLGLALTSLIVGLLLSMLFVVLETSKQPCVSKPTSIFLALLRGLPEILVVLLIFFGSTELVEKITGEYVEFSAFSCGVLALSLIFSAYASQSLRGAIQAVPNGQWESGAALGLSRAHTFLRIIMPQVWRHALPGLSNQWLVLLKDTALISLIGVDDLMRQTDLINTNEHQPFTWYGLAALIYLAITLISQVIIAGLEKRFTRFERGGK from the coding sequence ATGTTCTCAGAATATCTTCCGCTTATTTATAGTGCCACCCTAATGACCTTAGGGTTGGCACTGACTTCCTTGATAGTCGGCTTATTACTTTCAATGTTGTTTGTGGTACTTGAAACCAGTAAACAACCTTGTGTGAGTAAACCGACTTCTATTTTTTTAGCCTTATTGCGTGGTTTGCCGGAGATTTTAGTCGTTTTACTGATTTTCTTCGGTTCAACCGAATTGGTAGAAAAAATTACCGGCGAATATGTTGAGTTTAGTGCGTTTAGTTGCGGGGTATTAGCACTTTCCTTAATTTTTTCCGCCTATGCTTCGCAATCATTGCGTGGCGCGATTCAAGCCGTACCGAACGGACAATGGGAAAGCGGTGCGGCATTAGGGCTAAGTCGTGCGCATACGTTTTTAAGAATTATTATGCCGCAGGTTTGGCGTCATGCTTTACCGGGTTTAAGTAATCAATGGTTAGTGTTGTTAAAAGATACGGCGTTGATCTCTTTGATTGGCGTGGACGATTTAATGCGTCAGACGGATTTAATTAATACCAATGAACATCAGCCTTTCACATGGTACGGTTTAGCGGCATTAATTTATTTAGCGATTACTTTAATTAGCCAAGTAATTATTGCCGGACTTGAAAAACGTTTCACACGTTTTGAAAGAGGGGGTAAATAA
- a CDS encoding transporter substrate-binding domain-containing protein, protein MKKLLLASAIALSAISAQAKDLTFAMEPSYPPFELTNEKGEIIGFDVDIANAICKEIQANCSFKGQAFDGLVQAVKQKRIDAAISAIDITETRAKQVAFTEAYYDSSASFIAVKGKADLNTAKNVGVQNGTTFQQYVVAEAKQYAPKAYASLQDAVLDLKNGRIDIIFGDTAVLADMLSKEAELSFVGDKVTNKKYFGNGLGIAVNKSNSELVAELNKGLATIKANGEYQKIYDKWMTK, encoded by the coding sequence ATGAAAAAATTATTATTAGCATCAGCCATCGCACTTAGCGCAATTTCCGCACAAGCAAAAGACTTAACCTTTGCAATGGAACCAAGTTATCCTCCGTTTGAATTAACCAATGAAAAAGGCGAAATCATTGGTTTCGATGTGGATATTGCCAATGCAATTTGTAAGGAAATTCAAGCGAATTGTTCGTTTAAAGGTCAAGCATTTGACGGTTTAGTACAAGCAGTGAAACAAAAACGTATCGATGCGGCAATCTCGGCGATTGATATTACCGAAACGCGTGCAAAACAAGTGGCTTTCACAGAGGCTTATTATGATAGTTCGGCAAGTTTTATTGCGGTAAAAGGTAAAGCGGATTTAAATACGGCTAAAAATGTCGGCGTACAAAACGGTACGACCTTCCAACAATATGTTGTTGCGGAAGCAAAACAATACGCACCTAAAGCATACGCTTCGTTACAAGATGCGGTATTGGATTTAAAAAACGGTCGTATTGATATTATCTTCGGCGATACTGCGGTATTAGCGGATATGTTATCGAAAGAAGCGGAGCTTTCATTCGTAGGTGACAAAGTAACCAATAAAAAATATTTCGGTAACGGTTTAGGTATTGCGGTAAATAAATCGAATAGCGAATTAGTCGCGGAATTAAATAAAGGTTTAGCGACCATTAAAGCGAACGGCGAATATCAAAAAATCTACGATAAATGGATGACTAAATAA
- the artP gene encoding arginine ABC transporter ATP-binding protein ArtP, with protein sequence MAIRIHNVNFFYGSSQALFDINLDIEKGDTVVLLGPSGAGKSTLIRTLNLMEIPQSGTLEIAQHKFNLSAKTDAKEIALLRREVGMVFQQYHLWPHLSVMQNLIEAPMKVLGLAKEEAIQRAKAHLTRLRLDEFADRFPLQLSGGQQQRVAIARALMMQPQVLLFDEPTAALDPEITAQVVDIIKELQDTGITQVIVTHEVGVARKVATKVVYMEKGKIIEQGGADCFEQPKTAQFENYLSHSE encoded by the coding sequence ATGGCAATTCGCATTCACAACGTCAATTTTTTTTACGGCTCAAGCCAAGCGTTATTCGATATTAATTTAGATATCGAAAAAGGCGATACGGTAGTGCTGTTAGGGCCTAGCGGAGCCGGTAAAAGTACCTTAATTCGTACGCTGAATTTAATGGAAATTCCGCAATCGGGTACGCTTGAGATTGCACAACATAAATTCAATCTTTCGGCGAAGACCGATGCGAAAGAAATTGCATTATTACGCCGTGAAGTCGGTATGGTGTTTCAACAATATCATTTATGGCCGCATTTAAGCGTGATGCAAAATCTGATTGAAGCGCCGATGAAGGTATTAGGTTTAGCGAAAGAAGAAGCGATTCAACGTGCTAAGGCGCATTTAACACGTTTACGTTTAGATGAGTTTGCTGATCGCTTCCCATTACAATTATCCGGCGGTCAGCAACAACGTGTGGCGATTGCTCGTGCATTAATGATGCAGCCGCAGGTACTGTTATTTGATGAGCCGACTGCCGCATTGGATCCGGAAATTACCGCCCAAGTGGTTGATATTATTAAAGAATTACAAGATACCGGCATTACGCAGGTGATTGTTACCCACGAAGTCGGTGTGGCACGTAAAGTGGCAACCAAAGTGGTGTATATGGAAAAAGGCAAAATTATCGAACAAGGCGGTGCGGATTGTTTTGAACAGCCGAAAACTGCTCAATTTGAAAACTATCTCTCTCACTCAGAATAA